A section of the Dehalobacter sp. DCM genome encodes:
- a CDS encoding PHP domain-containing protein — protein MILEADLHVHTVASNHGYSTIKENVTIAAEKGLKMLAITDHGLNMPGAPHYYYFTNLISLPRQMEGVRVLRGVEANILDTQGSIDMPEGILADYLDIVLAGFHDLTGYTGSSIADNTRAMIAAIENPYVHIISHPGNPKFPVFVEDVVLAAKQHHKALELNNSSFVVRPGSQTLCSQFARMAKKHNALVCINSDAHICYNVGENEKAADLAVSAGIRKAQILNASVYRINEFLAYHKQRIQGLKRVQ, from the coding sequence ATGATATTAGAAGCGGATCTGCACGTTCACACGGTAGCCAGCAATCACGGCTATAGTACGATTAAAGAAAATGTCACTATTGCCGCTGAGAAAGGATTAAAAATGCTTGCCATCACCGACCACGGTCTCAATATGCCCGGCGCACCGCATTATTACTACTTTACCAACCTGATCTCATTGCCCCGGCAGATGGAAGGGGTCCGGGTATTGCGCGGCGTCGAAGCAAACATTCTGGATACCCAAGGCAGCATCGATATGCCGGAGGGGATTCTGGCGGATTATCTGGATATTGTCCTGGCCGGATTTCACGATTTGACCGGGTATACCGGATCCAGTATCGCGGATAACACCCGGGCGATGATCGCAGCCATAGAGAATCCGTATGTTCATATCATCAGCCATCCGGGCAATCCGAAGTTTCCGGTGTTTGTTGAAGATGTAGTATTGGCGGCGAAACAGCACCATAAGGCTCTGGAGCTGAATAACAGTTCCTTTGTGGTCAGACCCGGCAGCCAAACCTTATGCAGCCAGTTTGCCAGAATGGCCAAAAAGCATAATGCGCTGGTCTGTATCAACAGCGATGCTCATATCTGCTATAACGTCGGAGAAAATGAAAAAGCCGCGGATTTAGCCGTCAGCGCAGGAATCAGAAAAGCCCAGATCCTCAACGCCTCGGTATACCGGATCAATGAATTCCTGGCTTACCATAAGCAGCGGATACAGGGACTGAAAAGGGTACAATAA
- a CDS encoding diguanylate cyclase, whose protein sequence is MNTEIAINLIYNITTLLTMAFIYSLFQNKNRIDNRYYKVLLGVFIGAAGILIMMTALRFEDGIIFDARSILISVSGMFFGAVPTIIAAFIMIVFRIILGGAGTVMGILVILTTSFIGILWHRYRFHGILKHNKYAVEFYLFGLIIHIDMIVCMFVLPWDMVMKTIQNLFIPVIVLYPIGTYLLCRLFLNQFERNNLFRQLSESEEKYRQIAENTSDLIWTVDMNLNLTYVSPSSERLFGVKHSSYLKTTLEERFPPEEVTKLKSVLIEELEKDWDPASDKGRSRIIEAKHYRGDGSIAWVSMNVSTIRDEDGNIVALNGITRDITELKKVELEKAKQTALIVSLIDAIPDLIFFKDTEGVYLGCNSAFSEFVGKPKEDIIGKNDYELFPADTADIFRYHDNIMLKNRKKRRNEEWGRYPDGREVLLDTLKTPYLDADGSLIGILGISRDISERKRKEDEISYIAYHDYLTGLYNRRFYEEELRRLDVSENLPLTMIMGDVNGLKLINDSFGHLVGDELLKKVAEIIKASCRADDIIARFGGDEFVILLPETGAAEADKIIERIHELSAKEKINGIEISISFGHETKVNPSENIADIIKNAENSMYRDKLFESASMRSKTIDLIMNTLYEKNNREMMHSKRVSKLCEEMALHMHLGRTAVEQIKLAGLVHDIGKIGIEEIILNSPNKLSGDEWHEMKKHSEIGYRILSSAAEFTEIAEYVLQHQEKWDGSGYPKGLKGREIAFEARLIAIADAYDAMTGVRTYGRVFTREEALEELVKCSGTHFDPDMAAIFVDFISKQIKDND, encoded by the coding sequence ATGAATACTGAGATCGCGATTAATCTTATCTACAACATCACCACGTTATTGACGATGGCCTTTATCTATTCCTTATTTCAGAATAAGAATCGGATTGATAATCGCTATTACAAAGTCTTGCTCGGTGTGTTTATCGGCGCGGCGGGGATTCTAATTATGATGACCGCGCTGCGGTTTGAGGATGGGATTATTTTTGATGCGCGATCGATTCTGATCAGTGTTTCCGGAATGTTCTTCGGCGCTGTACCCACGATCATCGCCGCTTTCATCATGATCGTCTTTCGGATCATCTTGGGGGGAGCCGGCACCGTGATGGGTATTCTGGTCATTCTGACCACATCCTTCATTGGTATCCTTTGGCATCGGTATCGCTTTCATGGTATTCTTAAACACAATAAATATGCCGTTGAGTTCTACCTGTTTGGGTTAATCATTCATATTGATATGATTGTGTGCATGTTTGTGCTGCCCTGGGATATGGTGATGAAAACAATTCAAAATCTGTTCATCCCTGTTATTGTTCTCTATCCTATTGGCACGTATCTTCTGTGCCGCTTATTCTTAAACCAGTTTGAACGGAATAATTTATTTCGGCAGTTAAGTGAAAGCGAAGAAAAGTATCGGCAAATTGCCGAGAATACCTCTGATTTGATCTGGACAGTGGATATGAATCTGAACTTGACCTATGTCAGTCCTTCATCCGAAAGACTTTTCGGAGTGAAACATTCTTCGTATCTCAAGACAACGTTGGAGGAAAGGTTTCCGCCGGAAGAGGTGACCAAACTAAAATCAGTTCTTATAGAAGAACTGGAAAAAGATTGGGATCCGGCTTCAGATAAAGGCAGATCCAGAATCATCGAGGCGAAGCATTATCGCGGCGATGGCTCCATAGCGTGGGTCTCTATGAATGTATCCACCATTCGTGATGAAGACGGTAATATTGTAGCGCTCAATGGCATAACCCGGGACATTACGGAACTGAAAAAAGTGGAATTGGAAAAGGCCAAACAGACGGCGTTGATCGTATCTTTAATCGATGCCATCCCGGACTTGATTTTCTTCAAAGACACCGAAGGGGTCTATCTTGGCTGCAACAGCGCTTTTTCCGAATTTGTCGGTAAACCCAAAGAGGATATTATCGGCAAGAATGATTATGAACTTTTTCCGGCTGATACAGCGGATATCTTTCGCTATCATGACAATATCATGTTAAAAAACAGAAAGAAGAGGCGAAATGAAGAATGGGGCCGCTATCCTGACGGCAGAGAGGTTCTCCTGGATACACTCAAGACACCCTATTTGGATGCAGACGGCAGTCTGATTGGGATTCTAGGAATCAGCCGGGATATTTCCGAACGCAAGCGTAAAGAAGACGAGATATCCTATATCGCCTACCATGATTATCTGACAGGCCTGTATAACCGGCGGTTCTATGAAGAGGAATTACGGCGTTTGGATGTCAGCGAAAATCTGCCGTTAACCATGATTATGGGTGATGTCAACGGTTTGAAGCTGATCAATGACTCCTTTGGGCATTTAGTGGGTGATGAACTATTGAAAAAGGTCGCTGAAATCATTAAGGCGAGTTGCAGGGCAGACGATATCATCGCCCGCTTCGGCGGGGACGAATTTGTCATATTATTACCCGAAACAGGTGCGGCAGAAGCAGATAAAATTATTGAGCGTATTCATGAGCTTTCCGCCAAGGAAAAAATAAACGGCATAGAAATCTCCATTTCCTTCGGTCATGAGACAAAAGTAAACCCATCTGAAAATATCGCTGACATTATCAAGAACGCCGAAAACAGTATGTATCGGGATAAGCTTTTTGAAAGCGCCAGTATGCGCAGCAAAACCATCGACCTGATCATGAATACGCTGTATGAAAAGAACAATCGGGAAATGATGCATTCCAAACGCGTCAGCAAACTGTGCGAGGAAATGGCCCTCCATATGCATCTTGGCAGAACGGCGGTGGAGCAGATTAAATTAGCCGGATTAGTCCATGATATCGGTAAAATAGGAATTGAAGAGATAATCCTGAACAGTCCCAATAAATTGAGTGGTGATGAATGGCATGAAATGAAGAAGCATTCGGAGATAGGCTACCGCATCTTATCCTCCGCCGCAGAATTCACGGAAATCGCTGAATACGTTCTTCAACACCAGGAGAAATGGGATGGGTCGGGTTACCCCAAGGGCTTAAAAGGGCGGGAAATCGCATTTGAAGCCAGACTCATCGCCATCGCCGATGCCTACGATGCCATGACCGGTGTCAGAACGTATGGCCGCGTGTTTACCCGGGAAGAAGCGTTGGAAGAGTTAGTAAAATGTTCAGGGACGCATTTTGACCCGGATATGGCAGCGATTTTTGTGGATTTTATCTCCAAGCAGATAAAGGATAACGATTAA
- a CDS encoding ATP-binding protein has protein sequence MSHDNPTIPSVISMTDIDIKDPISRLVQHTTTCCITDTGSKAHEIFEQQSLLEGIVILDNDRPAGLIMRADYYQKIGTQYGYSLYSRRPVTYLMETSMLIVDHSVEIAKVSALAMKRDHKNIYDLIVVTKNDVFLGVVSIRVFLMELTKKREKEIEWLKMANEKEKAFSDTIAATNAELSQKNESIKNLLDHAGQGFLSFSGNYLIHNEYSAECVKIFGCEIVARHFLDIVAPYFKPADVAGMEATLTMLFAGENDISAEVYFSLLPQEMTVHGRTVALEYKLLSESDLKVMVILTDITEKIELNRRMKEEEKNLRLILKAIQNYDDMKMSIEEMCQLFRTGWNNRLDESQNGGETLTEIFRSVHTYKGELAQHGLYNTSAHLHALEDQLADLLKEAENPSLLNHLKNILAGIDPSAILADDMQVITGALGEDYFTKTETFVVTKEQIEAICTLIKRVCKEEQQHALTEAVKKLLCRNFKDFLKEYDGYVEYLGSRLGKKIALHIEGDDIFVYKPLYSGLLKSLIHIVRNAADHGIESADARMEAGKPECAAITCQIRRLDPNYFALSVTDDGHGIDLMKIKDKVLEAGLASQEELSCMPPADLLPFIFKEHFSTKAAVDTLSGRGIGLSAVKHEAEKLGGNITVSTNEGSGTEFVITLPIMRTFNL, from the coding sequence TTGAGTCACGATAATCCAACGATTCCCAGCGTCATATCCATGACCGACATCGACATTAAAGATCCTATCAGCAGGCTTGTTCAACACACAACAACCTGCTGTATAACAGATACTGGCTCTAAAGCCCATGAAATATTTGAGCAGCAAAGCCTGCTGGAAGGCATTGTTATATTGGATAATGACAGACCCGCCGGATTAATTATGCGAGCGGATTATTACCAGAAGATCGGGACGCAATACGGGTATTCGCTTTACAGCAGACGACCTGTCACCTATCTCATGGAAACCAGTATGCTGATTGTCGATCACTCCGTTGAGATAGCCAAGGTCAGTGCGCTGGCCATGAAGCGCGACCACAAAAACATTTATGATCTCATTGTCGTCACGAAAAACGATGTCTTTCTCGGCGTGGTCAGTATCCGGGTCTTTTTGATGGAGCTGACGAAAAAGAGAGAAAAAGAAATCGAATGGCTGAAAATGGCCAACGAAAAGGAGAAAGCGTTCAGCGATACGATTGCTGCCACCAATGCCGAACTCAGTCAGAAAAACGAATCGATTAAAAACCTGCTGGACCATGCCGGTCAAGGTTTTCTGTCTTTCTCCGGCAATTATCTTATACACAATGAATACAGCGCGGAATGTGTCAAAATCTTCGGCTGTGAAATAGTTGCGCGACATTTTCTGGACATAGTCGCCCCGTATTTCAAACCGGCAGATGTCGCCGGGATGGAAGCAACATTAACCATGCTCTTTGCCGGTGAGAATGACATATCCGCCGAGGTCTACTTCTCTCTTCTGCCCCAGGAAATGACCGTGCATGGCAGGACCGTGGCTTTAGAATATAAATTATTATCCGAATCCGATCTGAAAGTCATGGTCATTTTGACGGACATCACGGAAAAAATAGAACTTAACCGCAGGATGAAAGAGGAAGAAAAGAACCTCCGGCTCATTTTAAAAGCCATTCAGAACTATGACGATATGAAAATGAGCATCGAGGAGATGTGCCAGCTTTTCCGCACCGGCTGGAACAATCGCCTTGACGAATCCCAAAACGGCGGTGAGACACTGACGGAAATCTTCCGCAGTGTGCATACCTATAAGGGGGAGCTGGCACAGCATGGCTTATACAATACCTCCGCTCATCTGCACGCGCTTGAAGATCAACTGGCGGATCTATTAAAAGAAGCTGAAAATCCCAGCCTGTTAAACCATCTGAAAAACATCCTTGCCGGCATTGATCCCAGCGCTATCCTGGCGGACGATATGCAGGTGATCACCGGTGCTTTAGGAGAAGACTATTTCACGAAAACAGAAACCTTTGTGGTTACCAAAGAACAAATTGAAGCTATCTGTACGCTGATTAAACGTGTCTGCAAGGAAGAACAGCAGCACGCCTTGACAGAAGCCGTCAAAAAGCTGCTTTGCCGTAATTTCAAAGATTTTCTGAAAGAATACGACGGCTATGTGGAATACCTGGGTTCACGCCTGGGAAAAAAGATTGCGCTGCACATCGAGGGCGATGATATCTTCGTCTATAAGCCATTATATTCCGGTCTGTTGAAGTCACTCATCCATATCGTCCGCAATGCGGCGGATCACGGTATTGAGTCTGCGGATGCCCGGATGGAAGCCGGAAAGCCGGAATGCGCAGCCATTACCTGTCAAATACGCCGCTTGGATCCGAATTATTTTGCCCTGTCCGTCACCGATGACGGTCACGGTATTGACTTAATGAAAATAAAAGATAAAGTATTGGAAGCCGGACTGGCTTCGCAGGAGGAATTGTCCTGCATGCCGCCGGCGGATTTGCTGCCGTTTATTTTCAAGGAGCATTTTTCTACCAAAGCCGCTGTGGACACGCTGTCAGGAAGAGGAATCGGTTTGTCAGCTGTGAAACATGAGGCTGAAAAGTTAGGCGGAAATATCACCGTATCAACCAATGAAGGCAGCGGCACGGAATTTGTCATCACACTTCCGATTATGCGCACCTTTAATCTATAG
- a CDS encoding EAL domain-containing protein — protein sequence MNEMQHYGQTYCDNTISNSNQTHILQLLQDESIGDSFMQVLEKKEISTLFQPIVSLKDGHILGFEALSRGPKNSMLESPAVLFDVARLYGKLWELEFLCRIKALENAANINQEYLIFINVDPNIINDENFTRGFTKEFLKGFNIDPENVVFELTEKNTVPDIHGFKKLIDNYKDQGYKIAIDDTGAGYSGLKLITDINPNYIKLDMALIRDLDKDGVKYALIKTLYEFCQVTNIKVIAEGIETENELNALIDIGVDYGQGYFIQKPINALADIRPDVVKSITVRNKKKSALYNAKPTTVFVGDVCRSNLCLEPYNICEKALQVFNENKALMGIPVVENGVLCGLLMRDKFFAELGTKYGYALYVNRPVSMVMDNRPLCVEYSTTIDVASKLAMNRSSNNLYDYIIVTNNNRYFGIVTVKDLLDKTIELEVNYAKHLNPLSGLPGNVLIEQKLTEVINHDLEFTVLYIDIDNFKVYNDIYGFEKGDRMLQFLARTISETAAGLNGADQFVGHIGGDDFIVILDSYDVEALCSLLVRKFTDGIKEFYSRQHIDNQCIIAKNRHGQEEQYPLVTLSIAGIHNRGKTFADIYDLTEQAGRIKKKCKEIWDSCYIIQ from the coding sequence ATGAATGAAATGCAGCACTATGGTCAGACATACTGTGATAATACAATAAGTAATTCAAATCAGACGCATATACTCCAACTATTGCAAGATGAAAGCATAGGTGATTCATTTATGCAGGTATTAGAGAAAAAAGAAATTTCTACACTGTTTCAGCCGATTGTGTCTTTGAAGGATGGACATATCTTAGGCTTTGAAGCACTGAGCAGGGGCCCGAAAAATTCGATGCTTGAAAGTCCGGCGGTTTTATTTGACGTTGCCCGGCTTTATGGCAAGCTTTGGGAGCTTGAATTCCTGTGCAGGATCAAAGCGTTGGAAAATGCAGCGAATATCAACCAAGAGTATTTGATATTTATCAACGTGGATCCGAATATTATCAATGATGAAAATTTCACCCGGGGATTTACCAAGGAGTTCTTAAAGGGCTTTAATATTGACCCGGAAAATGTTGTCTTTGAATTGACGGAAAAGAATACAGTTCCCGATATTCATGGCTTCAAGAAGCTGATCGATAACTACAAGGATCAGGGATATAAGATCGCCATCGATGATACCGGCGCAGGCTACTCGGGATTGAAATTAATCACCGATATTAATCCCAATTATATTAAATTGGATATGGCCCTGATCCGGGATCTGGACAAGGACGGGGTAAAATATGCCCTGATCAAAACCTTATATGAATTTTGTCAGGTGACCAATATTAAAGTCATCGCTGAAGGCATTGAGACGGAAAATGAACTGAATGCTCTGATCGATATCGGGGTGGATTATGGACAAGGCTATTTTATCCAAAAACCTATTAACGCTTTGGCTGACATCCGGCCGGATGTTGTGAAATCGATTACGGTGCGAAATAAAAAGAAAAGCGCGCTCTATAATGCCAAGCCGACGACGGTGTTTGTCGGTGATGTCTGCCGGTCAAATTTGTGCCTGGAACCGTACAATATATGTGAAAAAGCACTGCAAGTATTCAACGAAAATAAAGCATTAATGGGGATACCGGTGGTAGAAAACGGCGTTCTCTGCGGTCTATTGATGCGAGATAAATTTTTTGCGGAACTTGGGACAAAGTACGGCTATGCCTTATATGTCAACAGGCCGGTATCGATGGTAATGGACAACCGCCCCTTGTGCGTAGAGTACAGTACAACCATCGATGTTGCTTCCAAGCTCGCCATGAACCGCAGCAGCAATAATCTATACGACTATATTATCGTGACCAATAACAATAGGTATTTCGGCATTGTCACCGTCAAGGATCTGCTGGACAAAACCATTGAACTGGAAGTGAACTATGCCAAGCATTTGAATCCCTTGTCCGGACTTCCGGGAAATGTCCTGATTGAGCAGAAGCTCACGGAGGTCATTAATCATGACCTGGAATTCACCGTGCTTTATATTGATATCGACAATTTCAAGGTGTACAACGATATTTATGGTTTCGAGAAAGGCGACAGGATGCTGCAGTTTCTGGCAAGAACGATTTCTGAAACCGCCGCAGGATTGAACGGGGCAGATCAATTTGTCGGGCATATCGGCGGCGATGACTTTATCGTTATCCTTGACAGCTATGACGTCGAAGCCCTGTGCAGTCTGCTTGTTCGAAAATTTACGGACGGAATCAAGGAATTTTACTCCCGGCAGCATATCGACAATCAGTGCATTATTGCCAAGAACAGACACGGGCAGGAAGAACAATACCCGCTGGTGACGCTGTCCATTGCCGGTATTCATAACCGGGGCAAAACCTTTGCGGATATCTACGACCTCACGGAGCAAGCGGGCAGAATCAAGAAAAAATGCAAAGAAATATGGGACAGCTGCTATATAATCCAGTAG
- a CDS encoding chemotaxis protein CheX has product MKAEHINPFLKGIASVFSPLCNAEPNIGRISLLNTPYTIGNTAVIIGITGKIKGQVTLEFKDNSAMKAASTLLGGYETSALDELTKSAVGELANMILGNAATEFSIINVIIDITPPTVIVGERIEITHRTPTLFIPIDIEHIGAMGLHVSVIEAA; this is encoded by the coding sequence TTGAAAGCAGAACATATCAACCCATTCCTTAAGGGTATCGCTTCCGTCTTTTCGCCCCTATGTAACGCAGAACCGAACATCGGTCGCATTTCATTGCTGAACACACCCTACACCATCGGCAATACCGCAGTTATCATTGGGATCACAGGAAAAATAAAGGGACAGGTAACCTTGGAATTCAAAGATAACAGCGCAATGAAAGCTGCCAGTACGTTATTAGGCGGCTATGAAACGTCTGCTCTCGACGAGCTGACCAAGAGCGCGGTGGGTGAATTGGCCAATATGATTCTGGGCAATGCCGCTACAGAATTCTCGATCATCAACGTGATCATTGACATCACCCCGCCTACCGTCATCGTCGGAGAAAGAATTGAAATAACCCATCGCACCCCCACCCTCTTCATCCCGATCGATATAGAGCATATCGGGGCTATGGGACTGCATGTCAGTGTCATTGAAGCAGCCTGA
- a CDS encoding RNA degradosome polyphosphate kinase, with translation MGEKMFINRELSWLEFNHRVLEEACDKQNPLLERLKFAAITASNLDEFFMIRVASIRDKVLAGFLKKDPSGLLPTEEMEIISHRAHQIMQQLYHCYTHALKRSLKKEKIHLANVKELDPEQQNYAAQYFEHTVYPVLTPMLVDSSRPFPLLLNKSLNIALLLANPHEPQKPLFATVQVPSVLKRIIEIPASHGQKIFVLLEEIIKERLSSIFSGHKILTTAYYRITRNADLSLDEEGAEDLLAAIKQSLRQRKWGSVIRLEIESSVDQRLLERLTAELEIDNMAVYKIPGPIDLNFLHCFYTVEGYDHLRYMPIDPVYPAVFSAHKEIFDAIRIQDITLHHPYHSFQPVLDFVRQAAADPQVLAIKQTLYRVSGSSPLVEALAQAAENGKQVTVLVELKARFDEENNIQWAKRLETAGCHVIYGLTGLKTHCKILLVVRMEDDGIQRYVHLSTGNYNDATARYYTDIGLFTANPYFGADASNLFNMLSGLSEPAELYRLSVAPYHLRKKLLTLIRRETTNVKQGKKAAIIAKVNSLVDREIIETLYDASKAGVTIKLIVRGICCLKPGVPNISDNIQVYSIVGRYLEHSRIYYFLNDGNEELFLSSADLMERNLDRRIEILFPVDDPAIKQEMITTLSISLNDTQKARKLAPDGQYTRVRKKNKHAVSINSQDLFYENIRKKQ, from the coding sequence ATGGGAGAAAAAATGTTTATAAATCGGGAACTCAGCTGGCTGGAATTCAATCACCGCGTTCTGGAAGAGGCTTGTGACAAACAAAATCCACTCCTGGAACGTTTGAAATTTGCCGCTATTACAGCTTCAAACCTTGATGAATTTTTCATGATCCGAGTCGCATCGATCAGGGATAAAGTACTGGCCGGTTTTTTGAAGAAAGATCCTTCGGGTCTATTGCCCACAGAAGAAATGGAAATAATATCTCATCGTGCGCACCAAATAATGCAGCAATTATATCATTGCTACACTCATGCACTGAAACGCTCCTTGAAAAAGGAAAAAATTCATCTGGCCAATGTCAAGGAATTAGACCCTGAACAGCAGAATTATGCGGCGCAGTATTTTGAGCACACGGTTTACCCCGTCCTGACCCCCATGCTCGTTGACAGCAGCCGCCCCTTTCCCTTGCTCTTAAATAAGAGTCTGAACATTGCTCTACTCCTGGCGAATCCGCACGAACCCCAAAAACCTTTATTTGCCACAGTCCAGGTTCCTTCTGTCTTAAAACGAATCATTGAAATACCGGCCAGCCATGGGCAGAAAATCTTTGTTCTATTAGAGGAAATTATCAAAGAGAGATTATCTTCCATTTTTTCCGGTCATAAAATCCTGACAACGGCTTACTACCGCATAACACGCAATGCCGATTTAAGCTTGGACGAGGAGGGAGCAGAAGATTTGCTGGCTGCGATAAAACAATCCTTACGTCAGCGCAAATGGGGCTCCGTCATACGCTTGGAAATAGAAAGCAGCGTGGATCAGAGACTATTGGAAAGACTCACTGCCGAATTAGAAATTGATAATATGGCCGTTTATAAAATTCCCGGACCCATCGACTTGAATTTTCTTCATTGTTTTTATACTGTGGAAGGCTACGACCATTTACGCTATATGCCGATTGATCCGGTGTATCCCGCTGTTTTTTCTGCTCATAAGGAGATCTTTGACGCTATCCGTATTCAGGATATCACCCTGCACCATCCCTATCATTCTTTTCAGCCGGTGCTTGATTTTGTTCGACAAGCAGCAGCCGATCCTCAGGTACTTGCAATTAAACAAACCCTATATCGGGTGAGCGGTTCTTCTCCGCTTGTTGAAGCACTGGCGCAAGCAGCTGAAAACGGCAAACAAGTAACAGTCCTCGTGGAGCTGAAAGCCCGTTTTGACGAAGAAAATAATATTCAATGGGCCAAACGTCTGGAAACCGCCGGTTGTCACGTCATCTACGGATTGACCGGATTAAAAACCCACTGCAAAATTTTATTGGTTGTTCGTATGGAAGATGACGGCATTCAACGCTATGTTCACCTCAGCACAGGTAATTATAACGACGCAACAGCGCGCTATTATACGGATATCGGCTTATTTACAGCCAATCCCTACTTCGGAGCCGACGCATCCAATTTGTTTAATATGCTGTCCGGCCTGTCTGAACCGGCAGAATTATATCGTCTGTCCGTTGCACCATACCACCTGCGAAAAAAACTCCTGACATTGATCAGAAGAGAGACCACCAATGTCAAACAGGGCAAAAAAGCAGCAATCATAGCCAAAGTCAACTCCCTGGTGGACAGGGAAATCATAGAGACACTCTATGATGCGTCAAAAGCCGGCGTCACCATCAAATTAATCGTTCGGGGGATTTGCTGTTTAAAGCCCGGTGTTCCGAATATAAGTGATAACATCCAGGTCTACAGTATTGTTGGCCGTTATCTTGAACACAGCCGCATCTACTATTTTCTAAACGACGGCAATGAAGAGCTTTTCCTTTCCAGTGCCGATCTGATGGAAAGAAATCTTGACCGCCGCATCGAAATCCTCTTTCCCGTCGATGACCCGGCAATAAAACAAGAAATGATTACGACGTTATCTATTTCTCTCAATGATACTCAAAAAGCACGCAAACTTGCCCCGGACGGTCAATATACCCGTGTAAGAAAGAAGAACAAACATGCGGTTAGCATAAACAGCCAGGATCTCTTTTACGAAAACATCCGAAAAAAGCAATAA
- a CDS encoding phosphate ABC transporter substrate-binding protein yields MKKVLTLLLVGVLALTFSACGKTDTNQTSNQPAQTESGEITIAGSTSVQPISEALAEAFMVKYPNIKVSVQGGGSSAGIKAAQEATADIGASSRELKSEENGLTETVICKDGIAIAVNSANAVKDLSIEQIMKIYSGAITNWKDVGGADQTINVVTREDGSGTRGAFEELVMGKDNPISDKALVQNSTGAVKASVASDPNAIGYISLASLDETVKAVTVEGVQVSADNIVNGTYKISRPFLYLTKEAPAGAVKTYMDYVMSAEGQSIIEKEGLVLVK; encoded by the coding sequence ATGAAAAAAGTCTTAACACTCTTATTAGTGGGTGTACTGGCGCTCACATTCAGCGCCTGCGGAAAAACTGACACGAATCAGACGAGCAATCAACCGGCACAAACCGAATCGGGGGAAATAACCATCGCAGGATCGACTTCCGTACAGCCGATTTCTGAGGCACTGGCCGAAGCATTTATGGTCAAGTATCCCAATATTAAAGTCAGCGTTCAGGGCGGCGGTTCCAGCGCGGGAATTAAGGCGGCGCAGGAAGCAACAGCAGATATTGGCGCTTCTTCCCGTGAACTGAAAAGCGAAGAAAACGGATTGACGGAAACCGTCATCTGCAAAGACGGCATCGCCATTGCGGTTAACAGCGCCAATGCAGTTAAGGATTTAAGTATTGAGCAAATTATGAAAATCTACAGCGGAGCGATCACCAATTGGAAGGATGTCGGCGGCGCCGATCAGACCATCAATGTGGTAACCCGTGAAGATGGCTCCGGAACACGCGGTGCTTTTGAAGAACTCGTCATGGGCAAAGATAATCCAATCTCTGACAAAGCTCTCGTCCAGAATTCCACCGGTGCAGTGAAAGCATCCGTAGCCAGTGATCCGAACGCCATCGGGTACATCTCTCTGGCCAGTCTTGATGAAACCGTGAAAGCGGTAACTGTAGAAGGTGTCCAGGTCAGCGCGGATAATATCGTTAACGGCACGTATAAGATTTCCCGTCCGTTCCTTTACCTGACCAAAGAAGCGCCAGCCGGTGCAGTCAAGACCTATATGGACTATGTCATGTCAGCTGAAGGCCAAAGCATTATTGAAAAAGAAGGTCTCGTGTTAGTTAAATAG
- a CDS encoding response regulator translates to MARILIVDDSLATRFNLKQILCENDFEIAGEAANGEEAVKKFVELKPDLVTMDITMPVMDGITACRKIKEIAPNACIVMITALGQQTKVLEAIKAGASNYILKPFNSEKTASVLNAVLEKKLTIKEAVLIESR, encoded by the coding sequence ATGGCCAGAATATTGATTGTTGACGATTCTTTGGCTACACGGTTCAATCTAAAGCAAATATTGTGTGAGAATGACTTTGAAATTGCAGGGGAAGCTGCCAACGGCGAGGAAGCCGTTAAAAAATTCGTTGAACTGAAACCGGATTTGGTAACAATGGACATCACCATGCCGGTCATGGACGGAATCACCGCGTGCCGGAAAATCAAGGAAATAGCGCCCAACGCGTGTATCGTGATGATCACCGCCCTGGGACAGCAGACCAAAGTCCTTGAAGCCATCAAAGCCGGTGCTTCCAATTACATTCTAAAACCCTTTAATTCCGAAAAAACGGCAAGCGTATTGAACGCGGTTCTGGAGAAAAAGCTCACCATTAAGGAGGCTGTCCTGATTGAGTCACGATAA